The Acidimicrobiia bacterium genomic sequence GTCGGGACTACGTCTCCCGTACCGTGTGGGCCGCGCGAGGAAAGGTGATCGAGATGAGACTGCCGTGGGGGATCGTCGGTCTGTCCGATCCATCATCTCGTGCGGCGCTGGTCGTTTCTGCCGACGGAAGGTTGTCGACGGCTGAGCTAGAACGCCTGGGCATAACGATCGTGGTGGGATCGAATACCTTCGAAACCGACGGTTACAGCTGGGAATCGTGGAATGCGGTCACCTGGAGCGAACGCCCAAAGGTGGGACTCCGGGCCTTCGTCGACGCAGTCTACGAAGTCAACGGTGATTGACTCGTCGACCCCTGAATAGCTCGGGGAGAACTCCACCGCTTGTGCGAGGCCAACGCCAAGTGCCAATGGCGCGTGCTCTATTGCCCATGGCCGGATGTACCATTCCTCCCATGGAACTCGACTTCGAGAGCTCTCCGCAGCCGATAGACGCTGAACTCCTACCGGCCCGCCGGCGTCCGCGCTGGCCATGGGTCGTCGTCGGCGTGTTCTTGCTGACGATCGGGCTCACGGTGGCGGCGTGGAACGTCACGCTCCCGTACTTCGCCATGTCGCCGGGCCCCCTCTACGACGTTGGCGACTTCGTCATCTACGACGGGGTAGACACGCAGCAGTCGAAGGGCGACCTCTACATGCTCACCGTTGTCTTGCAGGAGGTGAACGTATTTGAGTATGCCCTCGGGTCGATCGATCCTGCGATCGATCTCGTGGCGCGCCAGGCTATTCGACCGGATGAGGTGACCCGGGAAGAGCAGCGGGAAATCAATTTGCGCTCAATGGACGAGTCGAAGACAACCGCCATCCTCGTCGCCCTCGACGAACTCGGATACGAAGTAACGCTATCCGGGGAAGGCGTGATGGTGGCCTCGGTGCTCGAGGACGTCCCCGCCGCGGCGGTTCTGCGTGAGGGCGACGTGATCATTGCCGTTGAGGGAGTTCCGGTGATGCTTGCCCCCGACGGTGTCGCCGAAATAACCAGCTACGACATCGGGGACACGATCACGTTCACGATCCGCCGTGCAGACGAAACTCTCGACGTCGATGTGTTGCTCATCGAGCACACCGAGTTTGCGGATCGGCCCATGGTCGGATTCCTCGCCGAAACGTACAACCCTTCGTTCGAGTTTCCAATCGAGATCGATATCGATTCCCAAAATATCGGCGGACCGTCGGCAGGTCTCATGTACACCCTGGCCGTCATCGATACGCTCACCGATGGCGACCTGACGCACGGATGGAGGATCGCCGGCACCGGCACCATTCGTTCGGATGGGACCGTCGGGGCCATCGGTGGCATCAAGCAGAAGGTGGTAGCTGCTCAGGAAGCCGGAGCGCAGTACGTGCTCGTGCCCGCCGCCAACTACGATGCCGCCGCCTCGGTCGTCGATGACGACGTTGAGCTGGTTGCCGTCGAGAGTGTTGATGAAGCCCTGGCGTTTCTGGATGGATTACCGCCTGCGTGAGGGTTCAAACCCCGGATTCTCAGGAGTGAACAGGTATCGTTCGGGCAATGGCCGACCTCGTTTCCCCCGATCAAATTCGCAGTAGGTCTTTCCGGACGACCTTTCGCGGGTACGACCAGTCGGAGGTCGCCGAGTTTCTCGATAGGGTCGCCCGCATGGTTGAGGCCCTGGAGACCGAACACACGCGTCTCAGAATGAGGGCCGATCAGCAGGCTGACCCGGACCTGCGAACTGAGTTTCAGCGAGTGACCGCCGAGGTCGGCGAGGTTCTGGAAGCGGCCCGATCGGCAGCCGAGGGCATGCGCGTACGGGCCGCCGCCGAGGTTGCAGAGTGGCGCCGTTCCGCGGAGGATGCTGCCCTGCAACATCGCGATGAGGCCCAGTCGGATGCAGAGGCATTGCGCGGTGACGCCTGGTCGACCTCCAAAGAGATGCTGGAAGCGAGCCAGGCGGAAGCCAGACAAATCATGGAGACGGCAGAGAGAGAGGCGCTGGCGATTGTCGGCCACGCCGAGCGGGAGTCGCATCGAAGCCAGGCGGGTGCCCGGCGTGCGGCAGAGGAGTCGGTGCGGACCGCCAAGATGGAGTCGGAAAGGTTGCTCTCGACGGCTCGAGTCCAGCACGATGAGATCATCGACACTGCCCGGAAGCAGGCCGAGGCCGCGCAGGAACGGGCGCGAGCACTGGAGGTGCGCCGCGATGAGTTGCTGGCGGAACTCGAGACCGTTCGCTCGAAGATCCATGCCATGGAAACCGAGATCGGAGAGCAGCGAGCCCCGATCCCGGCTGATCCCGCCCAGCCTGCGTCCGTCCGCCTGATTCCGGCCGTCACTTCCGAGGCCGCCGCTCAGCCGCGCCCGGCCGATTGGGCGCCGGCCGACAGTGTGCGGATCATCCCCGCCAGAAAAATCGAGTCCGAGGAACCAGTCGACGCGGCATCGCTCGCCGATGAGGTTCGGCGTCTCAGGGACGATGCTGCTCTGGCCGAGCTGAACGGTCGACCGGCTGTCGGTCAAGACCCGGAACTCGAGCCGGAGGTCGATGAGCCGGATGATGATGATGCCGTCGCTGACGAGGTGCCGGAATCTGAGGAACCGGACGGTGGCCTGGAGTTGGCTGTCGAGGCGACGGAACCCCGGCAAGACCTCGAGATCATCGACGCACTCGACGACGAGCCGGTTGTCGAAGAAGCGTGGGCGCTCGATTCACTGTTCGCAACGCTCCGCGAACCACCAAAGGTGAAACCTGCGGCGGCCCCCGAATACCCCGAAGAATCGGGCGTGCAGGTACCACCACCGGCAGCGCTAACTTCCGCAGATGAAGCTCCTGCCGCGACGGTTGGCAGCGACGCCATCGCTGAACGTGACCAGTTGCTCCTTCCTATCACCAACCGGATCTTGCGAGGGGTGAAGCGGCAACTGACGGAGGCTCAGAACCTCACGCTGGAGGATGTGAGAGTCAAAGAGCATTGGGATCCTGAGTCCGTCGACCTTGCCGACCGGGTCAGGGGCGACCTCCTGATTCTCGTGCAGGAGAGCTACGCGGCCGGCCAATCAGCGGCCGGGTCATCTCTGGGAGTTGAGACCGGAAGACCGAGACCGCGCAAAGGCGACATCCCCGACCACTCCGAGGACTTCTCGTCGGCGTTGCTCGCCGCTCTGTCACATGTGGCCGAATCGGCCGGCGAACAGGGACCGAGAGCGCTTTCTGCATCGCTGTCGAGGGTCTACCGCGCCTGGCGAACCGACGAGGCCGAGCGCCGGATCCGGGAGTTCGCGGCGAGGGCGTTCCATCGCGGAATGCTGGCCGGCGCCTCGAGTGGGGGAGGGACGAGAGTCCGGTGGGTGCTTGCCGGAAGAGGATGCCCGACCTGCAAAGCGGCCGCCAAAGTCGGCTCAGTTGCTATCGATTCTGACTTCCCTGGCATCGAGGGCGTGCCGCCGGTGCATCCCGGCTGCAACTGCACAGTCGTTCCCGCCTAGCCGCCGCTCCTTTCGCGTTTTTCTCCCACGGAGTGGGGGAGATGCTGAGTCTTCGAGGCAGAGGGGGCAGCTGCATTTCGCCGTCGAGGTTCTAGGTTCTAGGTTGTAGGTACTGGGTCTCCGTAGCCTTCTCGTTGTCGACCAACTGTTAGGACGGCAGAACCCAGAACTCACAACTTAGAACCTTAGAGCTCGCAACCGTCGACGACCGCTCCCTTGAATCTCCAACGAGTCATAGAATGGCTGTCATATGCTGAATCGTGAACCACCCACCGAGTACGTCCCGGGGCCGCGCAGGCGCGGCCTCGGTGTCGTTGTCGTCATCGCCGCCGTAGTTCTTCTGGCCCTTCGTACGCTGGCCGGATTCTGGACGGACTACCTGTGGTTCAGTTCGATTGACCTGGTATCGGTCTGGTCGACGCGCTTCTGGACGACGGCCGCCATCGTGGCCGTTGCGTCGGTAATCGCATTCAGTTTCTTGATCAGCAACCTCGTG encodes the following:
- a CDS encoding PDZ domain-containing protein — its product is MELDFESSPQPIDAELLPARRRPRWPWVVVGVFLLTIGLTVAAWNVTLPYFAMSPGPLYDVGDFVIYDGVDTQQSKGDLYMLTVVLQEVNVFEYALGSIDPAIDLVARQAIRPDEVTREEQREINLRSMDESKTTAILVALDELGYEVTLSGEGVMVASVLEDVPAAAVLREGDVIIAVEGVPVMLAPDGVAEITSYDIGDTITFTIRRADETLDVDVLLIEHTEFADRPMVGFLAETYNPSFEFPIEIDIDSQNIGGPSAGLMYTLAVIDTLTDGDLTHGWRIAGTGTIRSDGTVGAIGGIKQKVVAAQEAGAQYVLVPAANYDAAASVVDDDVELVAVESVDEALAFLDGLPPA
- a CDS encoding DivIVA domain-containing protein, which translates into the protein MADLVSPDQIRSRSFRTTFRGYDQSEVAEFLDRVARMVEALETEHTRLRMRADQQADPDLRTEFQRVTAEVGEVLEAARSAAEGMRVRAAAEVAEWRRSAEDAALQHRDEAQSDAEALRGDAWSTSKEMLEASQAEARQIMETAEREALAIVGHAERESHRSQAGARRAAEESVRTAKMESERLLSTARVQHDEIIDTARKQAEAAQERARALEVRRDELLAELETVRSKIHAMETEIGEQRAPIPADPAQPASVRLIPAVTSEAAAQPRPADWAPADSVRIIPARKIESEEPVDAASLADEVRRLRDDAALAELNGRPAVGQDPELEPEVDEPDDDDAVADEVPESEEPDGGLELAVEATEPRQDLEIIDALDDEPVVEEAWALDSLFATLREPPKVKPAAAPEYPEESGVQVPPPAALTSADEAPAATVGSDAIAERDQLLLPITNRILRGVKRQLTEAQNLTLEDVRVKEHWDPESVDLADRVRGDLLILVQESYAAGQSAAGSSLGVETGRPRPRKGDIPDHSEDFSSALLAALSHVAESAGEQGPRALSASLSRVYRAWRTDEAERRIREFAARAFHRGMLAGASSGGGTRVRWVLAGRGCPTCKAAAKVGSVAIDSDFPGIEGVPPVHPGCNCTVVPA